A region of the Nerophis lumbriciformis linkage group LG13, RoL_Nlum_v2.1, whole genome shotgun sequence genome:
ttgttggaggctccagacagattttttttgggtatttttggtccaatatggctctttcgactgctcagtggcctagtggttagagtgtccgccctgaaatgggtaggtcgtgagttcaaaccccggccgagtcataccaaagactataaaaatgggagccattacctccctgcttggcactcagcatcaagggttaaaattgggggttaaagcaccaaaaatgattacctggtgcggccaccgctgatgctgctcactgctctcctcacctcccagggggtgatcaagggtgataggtcatatgcagaggataattttgccacacctagtgtgtgtgtgacaatcattggtactttaactttaactttcaacattttgggttgctgacccgtgGGTTAGTCTGTCTACTATTTAATGGGAAATGCAAACTACATTAAAATCTGATAAGCATAAAGCATGCGTTCCTACTCACCCTGGTTGTGTTTAGTTCCAAAAGGTGGGTTCATGATGACAGTGTCAAACGTGTTGTTGTAGTCCTCTGCCCTCAccgcacacaggtcacactggacCAGATCAACATTGGAAACCTCAAATTCCTCCGCGTTTCTTCTGAACGTGTCCAGCGCATCGTCGTCAACGTCGAAGCCAACGCAGAGTCTTTAGAAGACACGTGGGGTTGAAATCATGGCGAAATAGAGAAGAATGTGGGGAGTCTCACCCTGCTTCAAGCATCGCCGCTCCTATGCTGAGAACTCCACAGCCACATCCCAGATCTGCTACGAGTTTACCTTGGATGTCATCAAATGTGTTGTGTATCGTGTACAGCATGCATGCTGTGGGAACAAAGTGTTGTGTAAAGCAGACAAAAAGAATTgtgtaaagcagacctgggcaaattaaggcccgttgaacttttcaatctggcccgccggactttcccgaataatttttttagatgtttaaaggcctactgaaacccactactaccgactacgcagtctgatagtttatatatcaatgataaaatcttaacattgcaacacatgccactaaatgcttactaaagtgcaattttaaattttgcgcgaaatatcctgctgaaaacgtctcggtatgatgacgtcggcgcgtgacgtcacggattgtagaggacattttgggacagcatggtggccagctattaagtcgtctgttttcatcgcaaaattccacagtattctggacatctgtgttggtgaatcttttgcaatttgttcaatgaacaatggagacagcaaagaagaaagctgtaggtgggaagcggtgtattgcggcaggtgttgtgccggataacgcacccccgccgtagaatgcaccccctgactgttgtgcatttcattgtttacattcctgaaatatgacagtcaagctttaccattggcctgtggagaactgggacaacagagactcttaccaggaggactttgagttggatacgcagacgcggtaccgtgagtacgcagcttccaaacttttgatcgcttgcccgtacgtacgtgccgctatgtgcatatcacgtacgtaactttggggactttagggaaatatatgtgctgtatgaactttggggaggtgaacggtactttgggctgtgggattgagtgtgttgtgcaggtgtttgacttgtattggcgggttatatggacgggaggggggaggtgtttgttatgcaggattaatttgtggcatattaaatataagcctggttgtgttgtggctaatagagtatatatatgtcttgtgtttatttactgttttagtcattcccagctgaatatcaggtcccacccgcctctcacagcatcttccctatgtgaattgctcccactgccctctagtccttcactctcactttcctcatccacgaatctttcatcctcgctcaaattaatggggaaattgtcgctttctcagtccaaatcgctcttgctgctggtggccatgattgtaaacaatgtgcggatgtgaggagctccacaacctgtgacgtcacgcgcatatcgtctgctacttccggtacaggcaaggcttttttatcagcgaccaaaagttgcgaactttatcgtcgatgttctctactaaatcctttcagcaaaaatatggcaatatcgcgaaatgatcaagtatgacacatagaatggacctgctatccccatttaaataagaaaatcgcaattctgtaggcctttaagatgtaaagtgtcgctgccattatgatgtgcagtgatgttttctaatgaccgtaagtcttcaactatactaagtctttcaatgcttggaatctgcatgatatactagttactatggtttgattgattgaaacttttattagtagattgcacagtacagtacatattccatacaattgaccactaaatggtaacacacaaataagtttttcaacttgtcggggtccacgttaatcaactcatggtaacatagtcatctaattagttactatggtcatctaattcagtggtccccaaccactgggccggggcccggtaccggtccgcacaagaaattaaaaagaataaaaatttttttttttttttattaaatcaacataaacaaaatatactcttacaattagtgtaccaacccaaaagacctccctcccccattcacactcattcgcacaaaagggttgtttctttctgttattaatattctggttcctagattatatatcaatatatatcgatacagtctgcagagatacagtccgtaagcacacatgattgtatgtttttatgaccaaaaaaataaaaaatataaatacataccctccccctggtccgtgggacaaatgttcaagcgttgaccggtccgcggttacaaaaaggttggggaccactgatctaattagttactatggtcatctaattagttactatggtcatctaattagttactatagtaatgtaagtcacagcagctcagacgaggcaccaagcagtgtgggtggggagtgtttccacagagtgtttccagagcctgaaatgtgggtgtcagggacagacgtggaaggagatttttacaacaaagttctaaagcttagtgatatatcacatatatcacattgtaggtgggtttatttttacccttcgtgttcatatttcactgtgtttgttgcatttttgttgcgtttcgcttgattgtaaaatatgtggatggagagggggtgtgacgttaatatgttgtcaatattcagtgttttatccttcatagttaatattgtaaatcccacattctttattttcatgtacattctgggtgtctcattcagtaaataaattaaaaattcaattctgttttttaaggcggtgtgTTATAACGATTTTAGCGTTCaagcagacattattgtgaggttttgttcctaaaaatagatatacctgccaccagacacattttttttctctaacttTGGctaaaaataattgcccaggcctggtgtaaAGCATACAAACAAAGTATTGTGTAAAGCATACAAATAAAGTATTGTGTAAAGCATACAAAGTATTGTGTAAagcaatgattcccgggcgcggccaccgctgctgctcactgctcccctaacctcccagggggtgaacaaggggatgggtcaaatgcagaggacacatttcacacacctagtgtgtgtgtgtgtgtgtgacaatcatcgctactttaacttaacttaacttaacttaacttaacttaacaaagTCCATCTCGTCACCCACAAGAAAGGTAAACTGACGTCGTGTACTCACCAGCAATATGCGCGCTGGTTGGGTATTGTTCTAGAAGGATTTTGGGCTCTTCAAATGTATCCACTTGCTGAAGGCAACTTTCTAACTCTTTAAGTTTCATTGTGTATCGCTAAGGAGCTCCTAACTTGTCCATAAAATGCCCAAAGAGGGAACTTGCGTTACCTTTTCTTTGGTGGTGGGCGACCTCCGTAATGGTGCATCAATCAAAACAGTCCGCATGGGAACTAACTCCTCCAAACCATGGTTCTGCTCGAGAACATTTTTTGAGctacatacattttttgaaatagATTTATGTGATAATATAAACTATTAATAATATATCAtggtgttgaaaagttaaaaaaaacacgtagacaataataatgacaactgtaaaaaaaaaaaaaaaaaaaaaaaaaaaaaaaaaaaagaaatcgacGACTATTAAGCGGTGTGAAGTTGCAATGTTTGGGGGGTTTATTTTTAGTAATACCAAATCGTTTAAGGGTTTTAAAGATTTTTATTTTAGGGTTTCTAATATCTAATTTTAAATTGTTCAGTAATCTGTTTTTTAGACGGAGCATTTATACAGGGTGAAtaaaaaaaacacgccaaaatTATTACGTATCTATCCAGTTCTAAAGCATTGTAATAGACTGATAGACATATCCTTATATACCTAACTGTGTGTGACTTTTCTGTGTTTCTATGTTAAAGATAAAGTCGATGTTCCACCGTTGCCAgcaaataattcaatgtaaattTAAGGTGCCgtttgattgggcactttggttgtcaggggcaacaaactaaaaggggcaacgtcttaaaatgccagcaaagtccacaaggagttaaaacatgcaattaaaaatacaatcaaagtccacaaagtgtaaaaacatgcaattaaaaaaacaatcaaaGTCCGCaacgtgtaaaaacatgcaattaaaagtaCAATCAATttccacagcaataaaacatgcaattaaaatccacaacaataaaaacactctaagacatgcatggcaatgaaacataaaaaataaaatcccctacttgtgtcccatcacatatatactctgatgattatcttgtgtgatgactgtattatgctgatagtatatatctgtatcatgaatcaatttaagtggacctcgacttaaacaagtagaaaaacgtattcgggtgttaccatttagtggtcaattgtacggaatatgtactgtactgtgcaatctactaatacaagtttcaatcaatcaatcaatcgattacATGAAATATCGAATAACCTTAGCAACCAACATATGTGTTCAAGCTAGGTTCTCTATTGGTTTTCATATTTGAAATCTCGAGAGATAATTTTAGCGTATTCTTTTTGAAGCACCCCGTATTTACTCAGTATACCacatagaccagacctgggcaaattaaggcccgggggccacatgcggcccgttaagcttttcaatctggcccgccagacattcccaaatcatttttttagatctttaagatggaaactgtagctgccgttATGATGTTCaaggatgttttcaaatgaccgtaagtcttgaaccatacaaagtatttcaaaggttggaatctgcacttttgcaagatatactagttactatggtactttagttactatggtaatctaagtcacggcagctcagacgaggcaccaagcagtgtgggtggggagcgtttccacagagtgtttccagagcggccagcctaaaATGTggatgtcagggacagacgcggaaggagatttttacaacaaagttctaaagcttagtgatatatcacataccgtatatcagattgtaggtggggttctttttacccttcgcgttcatatttcgctgtttgttgcatttttgttgcgtttcgcttgattgtaaaatatgtcgatagagagggggtgtgacgttcatatattgtcaatattcagtgttttatcgttcatagaaaagtgtaaaattccatttaattttttaaggctgtcatagcattcaatcagacattattgtgaggttttgtattagtgttcctaaaaatagatataccggcccccagacacatttttttctctaaatttggccccccgagttcatatttcgctgtttgttgcgtttcgcttgattgtaaaatatgtcgatagagagcgggtgtgacgttcatatattgtcaatattcagtgttttatcgttcatagaaaagtgtaaaattccatttaattttttaagactgtcataacgtttttagcattcagtcagacattattgtgaggttttttattagtgttcctaaaaatagatataccggcccccagacacattttttttctctaaatttggcccccaagtATATATTTTGCtggttgttgcatttttgttgcgtttcgcttgattgtaaaatatgtcgatagagagcgggtgtgacgttcatatattgtcaatattcagtgttttatcgttcatagaaaagtgTAAAATTCCATTTAATTTTTTAAGGCTGTCAtattgtttttagcattcaatcagacattattgtgaggttttgtattagtgttcctaaaaatagatataccggcccccagacacattgtttGCTCTAAATTTGGTCCCagagttcatatttcgctgtttgttgcatttttgttgcgtttcgcttgattgtaaaatatgtcgatagagagggggtgtgacgttcatatattgtcaatattcagtgttttatcgttcatagaaaagtataaaattccatttaattttttaaggctgtcataacgtttttagcattcaatcagacattattgtgaagttttgtattagtgttcctaaaaatagacataccggcccccagacacattttttttctctaaatttggcccccgagttcatgtttcgctgtttgttgcatttttgttgcgtttcgcttgattgtaaaatatgtcgatagagagggggtgtgacgttcatatgttgtcaatattcagtgttttatcgttcatagaaaaatgtaaaattccatttaatATTTTAAGGCTGTCATaaggtttttagcattcaatcagacattattgtgaggttttgtattagtgttcctaaaaatagatatgccggcccccagacacattttttttctctaaatttggtccccgagttcatattttgctgtttgttgcatttttgttgcgtttcgcttggttgtaaaatatgtcgatagagagggggtgtgacgttcatatgttgtcaatattcagtgttttatcgttcatagaaaggTGTAAAATTCCATTTAATATTTTAagactgtcataacgtttttagcattcaatcagacattattgtgaggttttgtattagtgttcctaaaaatagatataccggcccccagacacattttttttctctaaatgtggccccccgagttcatatttcgctgtttgttgcatttttgttgcgtttcgcttgattgtaaaatatgtcgatagagagggggtgtgacgttcatatgttgtcaatattcagtgttttatcgttcatagaaaagtgTAAAATTCCATTGAATTTTTTAagactgtcataacgtttttagcattcaatcagacattattgtgaggttttgtattagtgttcctaaaaatagatataccagcccccagacacatttttttttctctaaatttggcccccgagttcatatttcgctggttgttgcatttttgttgcgtttcgcttgattgtaaaaatatg
Encoded here:
- the mettl5 gene encoding rRNA N(6)-adenosine-methyltransferase METTL5 isoform X3, producing the protein MLYTIHNTFDDIQGKLVADLGCGCGVLSIGAAMLEAGLCVGFDVDDDALDTFRRNAEEFEVSNVDLVQCDLCAVRAEDYNNTFDTVIMNPPFGTKHNQGMDMKFLRAAVTMAKTAVYSLHKTSTRQHIQKKANDWGMKMEVIAELRYDLPASYKFHKKKSVDIQVDFLRFSKA
- the mettl5 gene encoding rRNA N(6)-adenosine-methyltransferase METTL5 isoform X2; the protein is MKLKELESCLQQVDTFEEPKILLEQYPTSAHIAACMLYTIHNTFDDIQGKLVADLGCGCGVLSIGAAMLEAGLCVGFDVDDDALDTFRRNAEEFEVSNVDLVQCDLCAVRAEDYNNTFDTVIMNPPFGTKHNQGMDMKFLRAAVTMAKTAVYSLHKTSTRQHIQKKANDWGMKMEVIN
- the mettl5 gene encoding rRNA N(6)-adenosine-methyltransferase METTL5 isoform X1; the encoded protein is MKLKELESCLQQVDTFEEPKILLEQYPTSAHIAACMLYTIHNTFDDIQGKLVADLGCGCGVLSIGAAMLEAGLCVGFDVDDDALDTFRRNAEEFEVSNVDLVQCDLCAVRAEDYNNTFDTVIMNPPFGTKHNQGMDMKFLRAAVTMAKTAVYSLHKTSTRQHIQKKANDWGMKMEVIAELRYDLPASYKFHKKKSVDIQVDFLRFSKA